ACCCGCCGGAACGGCTTTCGTCGTCCTTGTTCCCGGCGTCGGTGGTCCCGGCGCAGGCGGAGACGCCGACGAGGGCGGCCGCCACGACGAGCAGGGGGAGGCGGTGTGAAGACATGGGTGTGTACCCGGCTTTCCGGATGTCGGGGTACCGCTTCTCGCACGTCGGGGCGTGCGCAGCCGTCATGGATCGGTGCGCGGCGCGTGCGGCATCGGCTTAGGTAAGGCTTGCCTTCGAACCCTATGAGAATCGACCCGGCTGTCGCAATCAACCGTTTGGGACATGCCCTGTAGCGATACGGACACGGGGTCGGGCCGTCATTCCGGCCGGAAGGTCCCCGGGGTGAGTCCCGTCGTACGCCGGAAGGCGGCGCCGAACGCGCTCGCCGAGCGGTAGCCGACCTGTTCGGCCACGTCCTCCACGTCCCGTCCCCGGGTCAGCAGGCCGATGGCGTGCTGGGCGCGGACCGCCGCCACCCAGCGCACGAAGCTCGTGCCCGTCTCGGCGGTGAACGCCCGGGTGACCGTACGGGCGCTGACGCCGAGGGCGGACGCCCAGTCGGCCAGCGTCCGCCGGTCGGCCGGATCCTCGCGCACCGCTTCGGCGATCGGGCGGAGCAGCTCGGAGGCCGGGACCCGCACGAGCAGTTCACGGGGCGACGGTACGAGGACGTCGAGCACCAGCGCCTCGGTCGCGGCGCGCGAGGCGGCCGTGAGTCCGGGTTCGCCGAGCCGTTCCAGCAGCAGGCGCAGCAGCGGGGTGATCTCGACGGCGACCGGCGTGGCGGAGATCGACGCGGTGGTACGGAAACCGAAGAAGCTCGCCCGGAACCAGGTCCCGGCGGTC
The nucleotide sequence above comes from Streptomyces sp. NBC_01116. Encoded proteins:
- a CDS encoding AraC family transcriptional regulator produces the protein MTSETRTLPAFAPGSVDTSFVIAGYDEVVTHDTLWDAHSHPFHELLWNERGASTAVVGSRIWTITPALGLWMPAGTLHAGSATAGTWFRASFFGFRTTASISATPVAVEITPLLRLLLERLGEPGLTAASRAATEALVLDVLVPSPRELLVRVPASELLRPIAEAVREDPADRRTLADWASALGVSARTVTRAFTAETGTSFVRWVAAVRAQHAIGLLTRGRDVEDVAEQVGYRSASAFGAAFRRTTGLTPGTFRPE